Genomic segment of Psychrobacter sanguinis:
GCTGGCCACAGCGCCTTTTAGTTTCACTTGTGGCAGTAAATCAATCAGACAGTTCACGGTACTGCCTGTGCCCACGCCCAAAATCATGCCGTCATCAATAGAGGCCAATGCGGCTTTTGCGACTTCTTGTTTAAGCTTTAGTTGCTGACTCATAATTGCCCTTTTCATTTATGAAATTAAGAAGATATGGTAATGATACTAACTGCTGTGATAGTGATACTAACTTAAGTAATCAACCATCGTCGTGATTTATTAAGTTGCCATAATATCAAATCTGCCTTTATTTTTCGCCACTTTTGCCCTTAAATGCCTTATTTTTAATCGGTTAATAAAAGTTATCTATTAAATAAACTAATATCATCAATAATTTCGCTGCTAAAACTTGCAGGATTAAAAAAAACAGCATACGCTTAACAGCGACAACAATAAGAATGACTTATCTAAATGTACTGTCTAAATATGATGAGTCACAGGTCATAGGCTAATAACCGACAACCAATCAATGGGCAAATAAATTCTTAGGACTATCTATGCTATCAAAATGGGTTCGTAACATTCTCCAGGCTACCGTGTATGACGTCGCTATCCAGACACCTTTAGATTTCGCACCAAAACTTTCTACTCGCTTTAATAATGACATTCGTTTAAAACGAGAAGATTTACAGCCTGTTTTTTCATTTAAGTTACGTGGCGCCTATAATCGAATTAGTCAGTTGTCTGAACAACAAAAAGCGCAAGGGGTTATTTGTGCTTCAGCCGGTAACCATGCTCAAGGCGTGGCATTTTCTGCTGCTAAGTTAGGGCTTAAAAATATTATTGTGATGCCCACCACTACCCCCGATATTAAAGTTAAAGCGGTGAAAGCTTTAGGCGGTAATGTTGACCTATATGGGGACAGCTTCGATGATTCTAATCGCTATGCCATCGAGCGCTCTATTAAAGAAGGTTTGACCTATATTCCACCGTATGATGATGAACTGGTGATTGCCGGTCAAGGTACGGTGGCCATGGAGATTAACCAACAGTGGCGCGATGTAGAGTATGTGTTCGTCCCAGTCGGTGGCGGCGGGCTTCTCGCCGGTATCGCTGCTTTTTTGGGTGATGTGGCGCCTCAGGTCAAAGTCATTGCGGTTGAGCCCGAGGGGGCTGCTAGCCTAAAGGCTGCCATAGAAGCCAATGAGCGCGTTAAACTGTCACAAGTAAGCTTGTTTGTGGATGGTACGGCGGTGGCTCAGATTGGCGAGCTGCCTTATGAAGTATTCAATCTACAAAAAAGTGATAACTCAGGAAAGCTTATTGAACAACAGGTTATCACTTGTAGTAATGATGAGGTTTGTGCCGCAGTCAAAGATGTTTTTGAAGAAAACCGCAGTATCGTTGAGCCTTCAGGAGCATTGGCATTGGCAGGTATGAAAAAATACTTAGCTGAAAATCAACTGACGGGCAAAAACTGCGTGGCCATTATCTCTGGTGCCAATATGAACTTTGACCGCCTGCGTTATATTGCGGAGCGCACTGAGATCGGTGAGAAAAAAGAAGCGGTATTCGCTGTTACCATTCCTGAGCGTACCGGTGCCTTCTTAGAATTCTGCCGCGACCTAAAAGGCCGTAATATTACAGAATTTAACTACCGCGCTCGTAGTCGCACCTCTCCTGATTCTTTAGAGCCTGCCAGTATCTTTGTCGGGATTGCTCTTAAAGAGGGTGACAAAGAACGTCATATCATTGCCAACTCTTTACATGAGGCAGGTTATGATGCTCATGACTTAACCGATGATGATATTGCAAAATCACATATTCGCTACTTAATCGGTGGTCATGCCGGTATGGAAGACGAGCAGCTGTTTAAAGTCAGCTTTCCAGAGCGCCCAGGTGCCCTACTTAACTTCCTAGAAAAACTGGGACCAGATTACAACATTACTTTGTTCCACTATCGCAATCACGGGGCTGCTGACGGGCGCGTATTGGTAGGGATACAAGCGACTGCGACGAGCTCACGTGCGGTCCAAGATACCTTACAAGAGATTGGTTACGACTGCATGCCTATCACTGATAACATTGGTTATCAGCTGTTTTTAAAGTAACGTTGAATCGTTACTGGTTAGCCGATTAGTCTTTGTTCAAAATAATGCCCCCTTATTCTTTATCTCTGCCTTATGAGTCCTTTAAAGAAAATGGCATTATTTTGAACACTGTAGAGAGATATGGTTTTGAAGATTTCGGCAAGACAGATATTCTCTATAGTGACTTTGGTCACCTTGTTTTGCTCTGCTCATGCTGAACTGATTGATGAGTCAAAGACTCTGGTTATGACAGAAGGACAGGCTAAAGAATATTATGCACGAACCTTCGCGGCTAGGGATGCCAGTTGGAGAGTAAGGCCCATAATCTCTATTCCTGC
This window contains:
- the ilvA gene encoding threonine ammonia-lyase, biosynthetic — its product is MLSKWVRNILQATVYDVAIQTPLDFAPKLSTRFNNDIRLKREDLQPVFSFKLRGAYNRISQLSEQQKAQGVICASAGNHAQGVAFSAAKLGLKNIIVMPTTTPDIKVKAVKALGGNVDLYGDSFDDSNRYAIERSIKEGLTYIPPYDDELVIAGQGTVAMEINQQWRDVEYVFVPVGGGGLLAGIAAFLGDVAPQVKVIAVEPEGAASLKAAIEANERVKLSQVSLFVDGTAVAQIGELPYEVFNLQKSDNSGKLIEQQVITCSNDEVCAAVKDVFEENRSIVEPSGALALAGMKKYLAENQLTGKNCVAIISGANMNFDRLRYIAERTEIGEKKEAVFAVTIPERTGAFLEFCRDLKGRNITEFNYRARSRTSPDSLEPASIFVGIALKEGDKERHIIANSLHEAGYDAHDLTDDDIAKSHIRYLIGGHAGMEDEQLFKVSFPERPGALLNFLEKLGPDYNITLFHYRNHGAADGRVLVGIQATATSSRAVQDTLQEIGYDCMPITDNIGYQLFLK